In the Primulina tabacum isolate GXHZ01 chromosome 15, ASM2559414v2, whole genome shotgun sequence genome, tatgatcatcatcagaAGGGGGAgtgttaaaaattaatatttaaaacatgtgtgttgaatatttgaatgttgaaaataagagttgtaaatattgaaaattagtgtgtgatgatgtaggtaatgatgaatttattttggattatttgtaaagaaattctataaatagcctcaccatttgtgaagaaactcacaattgagttgagagaaaaatattataaagtgtgtagtttgataattttgagagtttgagatttttactttttaccataaatttttactttttcataacatgatgcatgatttttttatggGTATAAAATGAACAATAAATGGATACGCTTGGTGTACATATCGATTACTGCTTCAAATGATTGtgtattttcaaaataatttgtaTTATATTCGGCATATATTAAAAATCGATTCTAGAAAATCTTAATTTATTACAAtgaaatgttttttaaaaataaaaactattgGTTGAAAATAAATTACATAACAACGAGTATGTTTCttatgagacggtttcacgaatctttatctgtgagatgggtcagtcctaccgatattcacaataaaaagtaatactcttagcataaaaagtaatactttttcatgaatgatccaaataagagatccgtctcacaaaatacgacccgtgagaccatctcacacaagtttttgcccataACAATTAGGGAAAAAAAACTAGAATTCGAGAAAATTTCCATAACAAattccataaaaccaacattaTTTTCTACATTATTTCTTGAAATAAGAATCAATTTTCATGTAACTCTAATTAAGACGGATCTTATGTAATGACAAGCCTATTGGAATTATTTTAGAATTATATGATTTGcaaataataattttagtttgtaaaaaaattaatatatattttatctacctgaaaatattgtttaattttttaaatatttcttaTAATTGATTCAACTTCAACAATTAAATACAAAAAGAATATTTGAGCTGATTCGATTTGGTTATATCCATGTATAGAAAATGcttattcttatatatatatatatatatatatatatatatatatatatatatatatatatatatattattcattaatacattaaattaccaaaatattttttctcttcTAAAAATTTATTCCGacacttttaaataaataataaaacccAACCTATAAAATATTTAGATAATTTTCTCAGTTATGTATTGAttaacttgatttttttttttttttggggccAAAGCCAATGTTTCTTAATGTCTTTTAAATCATACTGACGTCCAAGAACGTTTTTAACGTgaaaacaaaaatttcaaaactccGATCTTGGCGCGTCTTGAGTGCAAGAAAATGGTACCCGAACAAAGAGTTCACCATGGGTAGTGCAGAATCTGTCTCAACAGAGGAGATGGAAGAAACTGGTGAGGGAGAAGAGGGAATAAGATTAGCAGTTGAAGAGGTACTGCCAGAAATGAAGGATGAAGAAGAGTGAGGTGCTTGAGTGGATTGGGAGAAAGATTCTGGAGGAAAAGGTGCAAAAACAAGAGGAATACAAATACTGGAGGAATGTGAATGAGGAGTAGACACAACACCACATTGATCCATGGTATGAGTAGCAAAGGGAAAATTCAACTCATCAAATGTTGTTTGTGGTATTCAAATTGAGAGAGAAGCAAGAAGAAAATAAATGAATGGCTTTGTAGAGTCAAGTGTTGAACACTTTCTCCTCAAGAAAAATTTGCCCCTCACAATTTGCTAGAGGTTTGTGGCAATCTTCtcccaagatacaactacaacacttgaataatgagcactcaaatattcaagttctatcacaaggaaatgaatgaactctctcttgttgaagaaggaagaagaagaagatgcaAAAAGATGTTATGTTGTGTATGTCTTTTTGATTTTCAATAAATCaaacatttaatatttttcatgtgaaAAGACATGATCTTTCATTCATAGGGATGTCCCTTGGCCATTGTAACTGATCACAATCATCAAACAATGCCAAGGGAATGAaaaaatatcagaaaaactcGAAGAGACACGAAAAAACGCGAAGGAGGCGCCCGCACTCGCGCGCTGCGAGCGGTCTCGGTAGGAGCGCGCTCGACAGCACTCGGCAGGGGGGCGCGGTTGCGCGCAGATCCGTGCGCAGTTGCGCGCCGGGCACTGTACACCACTGTTCAccgaacaattttttttttcgtttcCGTCCCTTACATGTTCCGACTACTCGTTTGAAGTTCTTTCAACATTCGAAGAACTCGTTTCGAGTTTAATTCAGAACCACCaaacttaatattcgttcattaagcttcgttcttcatttcaaattttttcaatcaaacacattgatttatttgcttaattttcattcattaagcatCAAAATTCCAATATCAAACTCAACATCGCGTGAAATATACATCCGGCCATCAGAGTCCAGACATTTGTAACCTTTGTGGTTATCACTGTAAAAAAAGTATATGGTTTTGAACAAAAGTCAAGTTTATGATTATTATAACGGCAGAGACATGGAAAACAACGACAATCAAAGACATGAAGAAAAGAGTAATCAGGCTCCTTATGATATAATTTGCGAAGAGGAAGATCGCAAGAAATATCAACAGTAGGAAGACGGTTAATAAGAAAGACCGTAGTATAATGCATCACCCCAAAAAACAAGGGCAAAGAAGCATGAGCAAGGAGGGAAAATCCCATCTCAACAATGTGACGATGTTTTCGTTCAACGGAACTATTTTGTGGAGATGTATGAGGACTAGAAAACCGATGAGAAACGCCATATTCATGCAAGAAAGAAGTTGAGGAGCGAAATTCCCCTCCCTCTTTAGTTTGAATGTTCTTGTatggtatttttaatcatcataatcttcttttgaaaatattggaATCTTGTTAAATGATGTCattttaaaagatatttatCAAAGTTCAAGGAAAATCTGTTTTTATACCACTTGTTGAGATTAGATTAGAGTTTAGAGTAAGTGAATAAACTcttataaaattttctaaacttATAACCGTTCTCAATAACTTTCTTATTAAGAAATATTGTTGAACTGCTAGTTTTGTTAGAACACTGAAAAATGAATAAATACAgaaacaataatatttttgtggatgttcggagataaaaCTCTAATGTCACCTCTTCTTCCACTTATTaagattttcactaaaagactttgattgacaACGTCTTGTAACAACTCATTTCAACTAAGACATATTACTGCATAATTTGAAACTCTTAATGATCATTTTACAATATCTAGATGTTTAAGAATCCTCGATTCTCCAGAAAACAAAATAACTCAACGCGCAGCTAGATGGCTTAACTTAGTAGTATAGCACATAATGATCTTTGGAACTTAGATATATTTTGATAAGCATATGCTAAGTGAGCAGTTTAAGATTGAAAGCTTGCGTGTGCTCGAAGTTCTTGAAAATATGCACGCTGTGGGAGaataatcaaatatttaaaaaaaatatgttttttattcTTTCTTCTCTTTGAAATCTGCATAAAAAGCTCTGACAGTTGGATTTGGTTTTTAGTGATAATTTGTACTGTTACCAATAGAATGAACATGTCACTTCCAATTGGCATACGTATCATTAAATACTCATTTAATGTTCTTTGTGCTTTTGCGACTTTAAGCTCCTTGCTTTTCATAAAGTTGACTGAATCTAAGTAGGGCAGATGTTGAAAGCTTGACTTGCGGTATGCTTTTTGAAAATACTCAATTCTGACTGGTTGCAGTGCGGTTGGAGTTTCAGTGGTTTGAACATATGTAATGCCGGTCAGTTTGACAAATGATTTCCTTGCAGCTAGAGTTCAGATAATCTACGGCTTGACTTTCTTGCAAAATGGCTTGAACTTATGCGCTCTTGTCTGAATGACTTGAAAATAATCTAGCGGTCCGAAAACCTGAAATTACAATTATATATCGgctgtatttttttatatttcgaCGTTATTATTTGTTTATCACAAAAATTTAGGATTATAAAAATATTCtaacataaaattatttttatgattaaaggAGTTTTTAACGTTGTGTAATGCATGATTAATAATCTTACAAACCCAAAcaaacaaataaattataataataacattatatgaTTAATAGtcttacaaaaataaataaataaataataacaacAGTAATTAATATACACACAGTTAGAATATTAAAAGTAGATGTAAATTTTTATGtggataaaataaaattgaatgtTTCttcattgttttttttataCATAACGGGAGTTACATCAACTACTCAATATATTTAGTtacaattatataatattaagtCATTAGAATTAAGTGAAGGTTACGAGGAGCAATATTAAGTTGAAAAGTTATGTTTTTCATATATCTCCCtatcatataaacaaatttacGAAAATATCCACCTATACACATATGAAGGGTTAGTTTTGTCATTTGAAAACATTGTTCCTCATTCGATCAAGATCCGATTCATTTAAATgtagtatatatataaagaGTAACAAGGAACAATGTATAGAAAGAGAACAGAtaaagtatatatgtatatatatctatactattttattaagtttgagacacttagagtaactaattttggtgtcatggtctgttttaataattatatatattaataaaatgttaaaactttATTGTAAGTTATATATGGTTTAGTGGATATAGTCATTGTTTCTTTGAGTTTAGGTTATAGGTTTAATTCTCACTGaggtcatttttttttatttttcaatttattttttaatttatatatcaaaattacagtgtagtccctcactatttcttataattatattttgattctcatttaaatttaaatcaaatgaattataaaaaatattatacacatACGTAACTCGTACGTAAGTGCACTAGTATATACAAAGAGTGACAAGGAACAATGTATCTACATATATGAAAGCGTGAATATTTTGAAATGGGCCTGTTTTTGTACGGTTGCAAGTTAAAAACATACACGCGTAATGGCATCTCTCTTCCACCACAGCATAGCACAGAACCGCGAACACAATTTAACCTACGCGCGTCATGGCCTCTCTCTTCCACCACAGCACAGCACAGAACGCGAACACAAAACGTGTGATGGCCTTCTCTCCACGGCGACAGAAAACAGTGGGCAACAATGAGTGTCTCCTTCATTCTTCGCTTCTCTGGTTTGCTCATGTCTTACCTTTGTTCGAAGTTTTTGGTTTCTTCTCTCCGGTTTGCTCTTGTCTTGCTTTTGTTTGGAGTTTCTGATCTTTGCTCTACACCGCGGCAGCGAACAAAGGGCGGCAAATAGGGTTTGTTTGCTCTGTTCTCTAATTCCATCTTCTTGCAGCTCTTTCGTTTTCAACCCGGTGTTCCCCCTTCTTGCCATTGGAAAACTTCTACCGTGTAAGTTTTTCCCCACTTGTTTTTGTTCTgcttttttctaatttttttttacatttttggGTTGTTCTTTTTTTGATATTGTTTGAAGTTTCCGACTTTTTGAGGTTATTTGTTTTTGCTGAGTTAGTTATTTTCTCTTGTTTTCGTTTTTTTGAGTGATTTACATGTTTGATTAATATACATATTTGCGTATGAGCATACTCATGAACTCGATTTGTATCTCTGTACATATAAAAGATGGGTGATGGGTTTAAGGCTAAAGCGTGATGGTAGCTCAAGTGGACATCGATAAATTATACActgaaaattttgttcttgattattaAGTAGTTCCAACGATAGGTTTGTTTTTCATTTACAATGTTTATGATGTGCTCTGTAAAGCTGATGTGGGTAAGGCACTTTGCATGCTTGATGCTCATGCTTCAGCGTGAAACCTTTGGGGTTTTGCTTGATTAAGTATTGTTTTTATctactttattttaataatttggtCAAATGATGGCTAAACAGTGCTATTTACGCATTCTTTGAGATTTGTTTACTTTTCTGTATTCGCATTATGCACTGGAAAATGAACGGGCTTGTGGCTTGTGGAATAGGCGGCTGAGTTCAATAATAGTGGATTAACTTTGTGCACGAGGAAAAGGATTAAAAAGGGTTTTCCCTCTCTCTCTCTGCACTTAATGTTTGGTATTCCTTTTCTTGTCTGGTGCTCTGCTCTTACCCTTTTTCTTAATTGAGTAGTTGATTTGCCAACATAATCATTTGATAAGTTTTAAGCTTAGCTGCTCCACCATTTTTGTAAAAGAACACCGACACACATTTGCCTTGCCTCAAAACCAAGACACATGTTTTGGCAAACCCGCAGCTATATCACTGGGTTGTTTGGTTTGTTGCTACTTCCAACTTGCTTCGTAATTCCCCTGTATTCCATTTTATTCTactttttattcattaagacATCATGCATTTTACGGTAGCAAGTCATCTGTATTTTTGTGCATCGTCTTGTGCCAATATGTTGTTCGAGTTTTTCGATGCACTGTGGTTTCTAATGGATCCACTGATTGTCGATTTTCTACCAGATCACGTGAAAAGATTATGTGCAGGTTGAACTTAGAATGCTCAGTGATGTTATTCCCTAATTTTCAACAAATGGTTATTATTACGTGTGGAAATCTTAGATCAGTGATTGACATTAAGTACTCCTAAGCAGATAATGACAAATAAAGTAATGCAAGCAGAGTGTATTTTTAATGGTTTAAAAGTAAGAATTCGGAAAAAAGGCATGCCGCTTCCAAACTCATGCAATcgttattttttatttgggcAATAGTGTCATGATCTTAGCTTTGAAAGTGCACCAAGGAAAGccataatcaattaattatgttgGAGAAGGTGGAAATGGAACTGTATATGTAATGTATAGAGGACATTTGCTTGAAATAATAAAAAGGTGAAACTGGTGTGAGCCTAGCAAAAAAGTGAAATTAGTTCAGCTTTACTTCATAATCTGATGTTGGTACTTTGGAATGTGCTTATCGTAGACTGTTTGTTGGAAGAAGTTAAAAGACTACTCGGATTTTGCTTAATATTGTAAATGAGCTAGAGCTTACTTCGACAAGTATTTATACATAGTAAATGAAGATTAATATGAGAATGAAAGAGTTAGATTGGCTAAAATATAGTCAAAAAAGGAATTTACAATCATCCACTAACTAAAATGTATAGAGATATAGCTAGATGTTGAAAAATGTATAGATCTAGCTACAATTTTCAACATGTCTTCCACATGCATGAACTAATATCGCCATTCCACATGCATGAACTAATATcgccatcaacataaatctgaagaTAAAAAAACGGCAAGAAATGCATTTTGATGACAAGAGTCCATTAAACTTGGCCTTAAATTGTGTTTCTTATGTATCGCGGTACCTCTCCAGGTTCATGTTAGATACTCTTTTCTTACATCATTTTTTTATATCACGTATAACATGGATGACTTAGTTTGCAGCGGTTGTCTGTGCTTAAAAGTTTTCTGCCATCTGATTTTGGTTTTAGATCCTGAAAACTTAAACTTCTCATATTTAAGCTGTCACACCGTTACTCTCAAATATTGTGTGCAAAATCCAAAAAAGTTAGACGGTTAAATATTGTAGTTCGAACATAGTTTAGTTTatatattgtgataattaattagTCATAATGGCTCTAATTGTAGCAAATTTTACATTTgttaataaaatacatgtacGAGGAGCAAAGCTTGTGTTTCAATGAAGAAAAGAACATCTATCCATGTATCCGagattatattaattttgataTCACGTATAACATGGATGACTTAGTTTGCAGCGGTTGTTTGTGCTTAAAATTTTCTGCCATCTGATTTTGGTTTTAGATCCTGAAAACTTAAACTTCTCATATTTGGGCTGTCAAACCATTACTCTCAAATATTGTGTGCAGAATCCAAAAATGTTTGGCGGTTAAATACTGTAGTTGGAACATAGTTTAGTTTATATAATGTGATAATTAATTAGTCGTAATGGCTCTGATTGTAGCAAATTTTACATTTgttaataaaatacatgtacGAGGAGCAAAGCTTGTGTTTCAAGGAAGAAAAGAACATATATCCATGTATCCGagatgatattaattttgatatttgttgtatttgctCACGGATATGCAACATATTTCTTCTACCTTCTTTGTCCCTAAACACATTTTAATCAAGTCAAATTGTCAACAAGAAGTGATAGCAACTCCAttgtgaataatattttttgacaATCATTCATGTACGACTTCCCTTGGACTCAGATGAAATATGTCCCTTTTTATGTTGGTGCGGATTACCACGATTACCATCATTATGTCGGCGGGCAAAGCCAGAGTAATTTTGCATCCGTGTTTGTGTATTGTGATTACATATATGGCACTGCCAAGGTGATTATTTGAATAATTTGTCATTGTTACTACAAGATTATTTTGGCTTCCAAACGTAGTTATCAACGAAGGACTgctcttttttaaaaataaaatcaccgGGATACTGCTATCAAAAGGAAGTCCTCCATCAGGTAAATTACCTTAGCATGTCTTGATCGTGTTCCTTTCGCGTAGTTTTTTTCTTGCCGAACAAGACAGTTATCTGACACACACATGATTAGTAGATTTTGGTGAAGAGAATTTACTTCTGGTCTTGCAGTTACAGGAGGAACTGAAAAGCAACTGCGTGAAGAAAGGACGTTTGCAGGACCAATTAATAATTAGGCAATGATGTGAACTTCAGGTAAAATGCATAAAAGTGGTTGATGTCTTATTTAAAGCACAATGCATTCTAATATGCACGGACGACAGGGTTTTGGTGCGAAATGTCAAAGCTTGGTGCGGTACGTTGAAGTGAATTAGCCAAATTGAAGATACACATGAATCTGGAAATTTGAAGAGAATGTGATATGTATGTGAACTACTACAAAAATAAATCAATGCTTCCTCTGCAACAGAATATGAACTATGTTACGTTGATCTTGCAGTTCATTTTCGATTTGATTTAGCACACCATATATTTAAGGGCCATGCTTCATCCTTCATGGTCGAGGTGAGCTCTTCATGGAAGGGGGCTGCGCCTTAGCT is a window encoding:
- the LOC142527646 gene encoding uncharacterized protein LOC142527646 isoform X1, whose translation is MASLFHHSTAQNANTKRVMAFSPRRQKTVGNNECLLHSSLLCEQRAANRVCLLCSLIPSSCSSFVFNPVFPLLAIGKLLPFINEGLLFFKNKITGILLSKGSPPSVTGGTEKQLREERTFAGPINN
- the LOC142527646 gene encoding uncharacterized protein LOC142527646 isoform X2, whose translation is MASLFHHSTAQNANTKRVMAFSPRRQKTVGNNECLLHSSLLCSFVFNPVFPLLAIGKLLPFINEGLLFFKNKITGILLSKGSPPSVTGGTEKQLREERTFAGPINN
- the LOC142527646 gene encoding uncharacterized protein LOC142527646 isoform X3; its protein translation is MASLFHHSTAQNANTKRVMAFSPRRQKTVGNNECLLHSSLLCSFVFNPVFPLLAIGKLLPFTGGTEKQLREERTFAGPINN
- the LOC142527646 gene encoding uncharacterized protein LOC142527646 isoform X4, which gives rise to MSVSFILRFSALSFSTRCSPFLPLENFYRLSTKDCSFLKIKSPGYCYQKEVLHQLQEELKSNCVKKGRLQDQLIIRQ